One stretch of Amycolatopsis tolypomycina DNA includes these proteins:
- a CDS encoding NAD-dependent malic enzyme produces MPVPGPGYSITVRVEAPASVTAAGDLTAAVGRVGGVLTAFDVVESHSDSIVVDISANALSENHANDITQTLDSLPGVKVRKVSDRTFLIHLGGKIEVTPKVALRNRDDLSRAYTPGVARVCQAIAANPEDARRLTIKRNTVAVLTDGSAVLGLGNIGPAAALPVMEGKAALFKKFADVDAWPVCLDTQDTEEIIMIAKALAPVYAGINLEDIAAPRCFEIEKRLREQLDIPVFHDDQHGTAIVVVAALRNALRVVGKSIEDCKIVVSGVGAAGSAIIRLILQKNPADIVAADIDGIVHSARGNLDDNLTWIASHTNKQQVSGTLHEALVGADVFIGVSAPNLFGAEQVATMNKDAVVFALANPDPEIDPMEAQKHAAVVATGRSDFPNQINNVLAFPGVFRGLLDAHAHNIDDTMLLAAADAIADVVDNGKLNASFIVPSVFDSAVAPAVADAVRKAVLAER; encoded by the coding sequence ATGCCGGTTCCCGGTCCCGGATATTCGATCACCGTCCGGGTGGAGGCCCCGGCCTCGGTCACGGCGGCCGGTGACCTGACCGCCGCCGTCGGCCGCGTCGGCGGCGTGCTGACCGCGTTCGACGTCGTGGAGTCCCACTCCGACTCGATCGTGGTCGACATCAGCGCCAACGCGCTGTCGGAGAACCACGCGAACGACATCACCCAGACGCTGGACTCGCTGCCCGGCGTCAAGGTGCGCAAGGTCTCCGACCGGACGTTCCTGATCCACCTCGGCGGCAAGATCGAGGTGACGCCGAAGGTCGCGCTCCGCAACCGTGACGACCTCTCCCGCGCCTACACCCCGGGCGTGGCCCGCGTCTGCCAGGCGATCGCCGCCAACCCCGAGGACGCCCGCCGGCTGACCATCAAGCGCAACACCGTCGCGGTGCTCACCGACGGCTCCGCGGTGCTCGGCCTTGGCAACATCGGCCCGGCCGCCGCGCTGCCGGTGATGGAGGGCAAGGCGGCGCTGTTCAAGAAGTTCGCCGACGTCGACGCGTGGCCGGTGTGCCTGGACACCCAGGACACCGAAGAGATCATCATGATCGCCAAGGCGCTCGCCCCGGTGTACGCGGGCATCAACCTGGAGGACATCGCGGCACCGCGCTGCTTCGAGATCGAGAAGCGCCTGCGTGAGCAGCTGGACATCCCGGTGTTCCACGACGACCAGCACGGCACGGCGATCGTGGTCGTCGCGGCCCTGCGCAACGCCCTGCGCGTGGTGGGCAAGAGCATCGAGGACTGCAAGATCGTGGTGAGCGGAGTCGGCGCGGCCGGCTCGGCGATCATCCGCCTGATCCTGCAGAAGAACCCGGCCGACATCGTCGCGGCGGACATCGACGGCATCGTCCACTCGGCCCGCGGCAACCTCGACGACAACCTGACGTGGATCGCGTCCCACACGAACAAGCAGCAGGTCAGCGGCACTTTGCACGAGGCGCTGGTGGGCGCGGACGTGTTCATCGGCGTCTCGGCCCCCAACCTGTTCGGCGCCGAGCAGGTGGCGACGATGAACAAGGACGCGGTGGTCTTCGCCCTGGCCAACCCGGACCCGGAGATCGACCCGATGGAGGCCCAGAAGCACGCCGCGGTGGTGGCGACGGGCCGCAGCGACTTCCCGAACCAGATCAACAACGTCCTGGCGTTCCCGGGCGTGTTCCGCGGCTTGCTGGACGCTCACGCCCACAACATCGACGACACGATGCTGCTGGCGGCGGCCGACGCGATCGCGGACGTGGTCGACAACGGCAAGCTGAACGCGTCGTTCATCGTGCCGAGCGTGTTCGACAGCGCCGTGGCGCCGGCGGTCGCGGACGCAGTCCGGAAGGCCGTGCTCGCGGAGCGCTGA
- the moaC gene encoding cyclic pyranopterin monophosphate synthase MoaC has translation MSELSHVDETGAARMVDVSGKTATARTALAAGTVRTTAEVLRLLATDGLPKGDALATARIAGIMGAKRVPELIPLCHQIALSGVKVEFALGEAEVGIRATAKTTDVTGVEMEALTAVAVAGLTLHDMIKAVDPAATLDEVRLLRKDGGKTGTWERP, from the coding sequence GTGAGTGAACTCAGCCACGTCGACGAGACCGGCGCCGCCCGGATGGTCGACGTCTCCGGCAAGACCGCCACCGCGCGCACCGCGCTCGCCGCCGGGACCGTGCGGACCACCGCCGAAGTGCTCCGCCTGCTGGCCACCGACGGCCTCCCCAAGGGCGACGCCCTCGCCACCGCGCGGATCGCCGGGATCATGGGCGCCAAGCGCGTCCCCGAGCTGATCCCGCTGTGCCACCAGATCGCGCTGTCCGGGGTCAAGGTCGAGTTCGCGCTCGGCGAGGCCGAGGTCGGCATCCGCGCGACGGCCAAGACCACCGACGTCACCGGCGTCGAGATGGAGGCGCTGACCGCGGTGGCCGTCGCCGGGCTGACGCTGCACGACATGATCAAGGCCGTCGACCCGGCGGCGACGCTGGACGAGGTCCGCCTGCTCCGCAAGGACGGCGGCAAGACCGGAACCTGGGAGCGGCCGTGA
- a CDS encoding GTP-binding protein, which produces MGFGEFDSDANAPQVTGPTSSAKIVVAGGFGSGKTTLVGAISEIDPLTTEAMMTEASVGHDDTSATPNKTTTTVAMDFGRISLDSDLVLYVFGTPGQHRFWFMWDDLAVGAIGAVVLVDTRRLADAFPSIDFFENRKLPYVVAINCFDRLLHHQIEDVRHALTIAPSVPIMACDARERESAKQVLISVVQHAIAHDTALRAG; this is translated from the coding sequence GTGGGCTTCGGAGAATTTGACTCCGACGCGAACGCGCCGCAGGTGACGGGTCCGACCTCGTCGGCCAAGATCGTGGTCGCCGGCGGGTTCGGTTCGGGGAAGACAACGCTGGTCGGGGCGATCTCCGAGATCGACCCGCTGACCACCGAGGCCATGATGACCGAGGCCAGCGTCGGGCACGACGACACCTCGGCCACGCCCAACAAGACCACCACGACCGTGGCGATGGACTTCGGGCGCATCTCGCTGGACTCGGACCTGGTGCTGTACGTGTTCGGTACCCCTGGTCAGCACCGGTTCTGGTTCATGTGGGACGACCTCGCGGTCGGCGCCATCGGCGCGGTCGTGCTGGTGGACACGCGGCGGCTCGCCGACGCGTTCCCCTCGATCGACTTCTTCGAGAACCGGAAGCTGCCCTACGTCGTGGCGATCAACTGCTTCGACCGGCTGCTGCACCACCAGATCGAGGACGTCCGGCACGCGCTCACCATCGCGCCGTCGGTCCCGATCATGGCGTGCGACGCGCGCGAGCGTGAGTCCGCCAAGCAGGTGCTGATCTCCGTCGTCCAGCACGCGATCGCGCACGATACGGCGTTGCGCGCGGGATAG
- a CDS encoding type II toxin-antitoxin system Phd/YefM family antitoxin → MLELSASEASRSFSAVLDEAEKGETIVVTRNGRRVALIVPAPRANGGEVCAVFHRWAGKLEVDDGFEENVTKVRETASAELDGDPWRD, encoded by the coding sequence GTGCTGGAACTGAGCGCTTCGGAAGCGTCCCGGTCGTTCTCCGCGGTACTCGACGAGGCGGAGAAGGGCGAAACGATCGTCGTCACCCGCAACGGCAGGCGGGTGGCGCTGATCGTGCCCGCACCGCGCGCGAACGGTGGCGAGGTGTGCGCGGTGTTCCACCGCTGGGCCGGAAAACTGGAGGTTGATGACGGGTTCGAGGAGAACGTGACGAAGGTCCGCGAGACGGCCTCGGCGGAGCTGGACGGTGACCCGTGGCGCGACTGA
- a CDS encoding DUF742 domain-containing protein: MDDGRLRGDGRLGDDFSGGWSDQSDESREDWQSFRDRVDREWRARRVQASDSDPVREPPNWLTDSNAGQEPLRPIAGGTEYRDRLLGGPGAELFGGSSGPLYDARDFAAYTTERDFGSGPDSGEFAAALPRQASQEYVDEPPATEMETSGLVRPYFRTRGRTKATLDLAIEALISTSEQGRMLDRVRVPEHRSICDLCLDTRSVAEVAALLRLPLGVVRVLIGDVAGLGLVLVHSSSPTVGDRPSIEFMERVLSGLRRI, translated from the coding sequence GTGGACGACGGGCGCTTGAGGGGTGATGGGCGGCTCGGTGACGACTTCTCCGGCGGGTGGTCCGACCAATCGGACGAAAGCCGCGAGGACTGGCAGTCGTTCCGGGACCGCGTCGACCGCGAGTGGCGGGCGCGCCGGGTACAGGCCTCCGACAGCGACCCCGTGCGGGAGCCGCCGAACTGGCTGACGGACAGCAATGCCGGGCAGGAACCGCTCCGGCCGATCGCCGGCGGCACCGAGTACCGCGACCGCCTCCTCGGCGGTCCGGGCGCGGAGCTGTTCGGCGGTTCGAGCGGGCCGCTGTACGACGCGCGCGACTTCGCGGCGTACACGACCGAGCGTGACTTCGGCTCGGGACCGGACTCCGGTGAGTTCGCCGCGGCGCTGCCCCGGCAGGCCAGCCAGGAGTACGTCGACGAGCCGCCGGCGACGGAGATGGAGACCTCGGGCCTGGTCCGGCCGTACTTCCGGACCCGGGGCCGGACGAAGGCGACCCTCGACCTGGCGATCGAGGCGTTGATCTCGACCAGCGAACAGGGCCGGATGCTCGACCGGGTCCGGGTGCCCGAGCACCGGTCGATCTGCGACCTGTGCCTCGACACCAGGTCGGTGGCCGAGGTGGCGGCGCTGCTGCGCCTGCCGCTCGGCGTGGTGCGCGTGTTGATTGGTGACGTGGCGGGCCTCGGGCTGGTGCTGGTGCACTCCAGCAGCCCGACCGTGGGCGACCGCCCGAGTATCGAGTTCATGGAAAGGGTGCTCAGTGGGCTTCGGAGAATTTGA
- a CDS encoding roadblock/LC7 domain-containing protein, giving the protein MTASGQGTFGWLITDFVRRVPGAAHAVLVSADGLLLAPSEGLPQERAEQLSAVASGLISLTAGAARCFEAGGVNQTVVEMERGYLFLMSVSDGSSLAVLAAPTCDIGTVAYEMTLLVERVGQQITPELRAQLQGGVRG; this is encoded by the coding sequence GTGACCGCTTCCGGCCAGGGCACATTCGGCTGGCTCATCACGGACTTCGTGCGCCGGGTACCCGGTGCCGCGCACGCCGTTCTGGTGTCCGCGGACGGCTTGCTGCTGGCGCCGTCGGAAGGGCTGCCGCAGGAACGTGCCGAACAGCTGTCGGCGGTCGCGTCCGGCCTGATCAGCCTGACGGCCGGGGCGGCCCGCTGCTTCGAGGCGGGCGGCGTCAACCAGACCGTGGTGGAGATGGAGCGCGGCTACTTGTTCTTGATGTCCGTTTCGGACGGGTCGTCGCTGGCGGTCCTGGCCGCCCCGACGTGCGACATCGGCACGGTCGCCTACGAGATGACGCTGCTCGTGGAGCGCGTCGGCCAGCAGATCACCCCGGAGCTGCGCGCGCAGCTGCAGGGCGGCGTGCGTGGGTAG
- a CDS encoding DUF742 domain-containing protein has protein sequence MRISGFDDPDSSGWDALHRGTEREGFDSPSKFDMSTLSMIMPKRKPARPQPDAQGYTDEDTREWGSSAEDEDYAGLAPAPEVADESYARPEPGGRRSRRARESADESFERPGSGGFPARRSPEFADESFERPGSGGFLARRAPEPADEPYARPDPAAFPTRRAPEPAEAAFPARRAPEPAADEHFRREPGGRRSRRAPEPDPLGYSAPHSPVVAEDGYDPVEPEWQDGETFEPEPPPLEPAWAPPTPPRGVRPPVPHPPAPRPPAPRPPISRPPAPPSRAQAAPPPAWAPPPPADWTPPPDPETRWVPHPEPWEDPGWHEPARVASPVPVASPGSRVRPYTRTGGRTRSDHNLALEALVSTSDDGRRYRGVRSVEHRRICDLCLDTRSVAEIAAHLRLPLGVVKVLVGDMADIGLVLIHQTELILGDRSSREFMERVLAGLRAL, from the coding sequence ATGAGGATTTCGGGATTCGACGATCCGGACTCCAGCGGCTGGGACGCACTGCACCGCGGCACCGAGCGCGAGGGCTTCGACTCGCCCAGCAAGTTCGACATGTCGACACTGTCGATGATCATGCCCAAGCGCAAGCCGGCCCGCCCGCAGCCGGACGCGCAGGGCTACACGGACGAGGACACCCGCGAGTGGGGTTCCTCGGCCGAAGACGAGGATTACGCCGGCCTGGCACCGGCGCCGGAGGTGGCGGACGAGTCGTACGCGCGGCCGGAGCCCGGTGGCCGCCGGAGCCGGCGCGCGCGGGAGTCCGCCGACGAGTCGTTCGAGCGCCCTGGGTCCGGTGGTTTCCCGGCTCGCCGGTCGCCGGAGTTCGCCGACGAGTCGTTCGAGCGCCCTGGGTCCGGTGGTTTCCTGGCCAGGCGCGCGCCCGAGCCCGCCGACGAGCCTTACGCCCGCCCGGACCCCGCGGCCTTCCCCACCCGGCGCGCGCCCGAGCCCGCCGAAGCGGCCTTCCCGGCCCGGCGCGCGCCCGAGCCCGCCGCCGACGAGCACTTCCGCCGTGAGCCCGGTGGCCGCCGGAGCAGGCGGGCGCCGGAGCCCGATCCGCTGGGCTACTCGGCCCCGCACTCACCCGTCGTGGCCGAGGACGGTTACGACCCCGTCGAGCCCGAGTGGCAGGACGGCGAGACCTTCGAGCCCGAACCCCCGCCGCTCGAGCCTGCCTGGGCGCCGCCGACCCCGCCGCGGGGTGTGCGGCCGCCCGTTCCGCACCCGCCGGCCCCGCGGCCACCCGCGCCCCGGCCGCCGATCTCGCGGCCGCCCGCGCCGCCGTCGCGGGCGCAGGCCGCGCCCCCGCCCGCGTGGGCCCCGCCGCCGCCCGCCGACTGGACGCCGCCGCCCGACCCGGAGACCCGCTGGGTCCCGCACCCGGAACCGTGGGAGGACCCGGGCTGGCACGAGCCCGCCCGCGTGGCGAGCCCGGTGCCCGTCGCTTCGCCGGGTTCGCGGGTCCGCCCGTACACCCGCACCGGCGGCCGCACCCGGTCCGACCACAACCTGGCGCTGGAGGCCCTCGTCTCGACGTCCGACGACGGCCGCCGCTACCGCGGGGTCCGCTCGGTCGAACACCGCCGGATCTGCGACCTGTGCCTGGACACCCGGTCGGTCGCCGAGATCGCCGCGCACCTGCGGCTGCCGCTGGGCGTGGTCAAGGTGCTGGTCGGCGACATGGCCGACATCGGCCTGGTGCTGATCCACCAGACCGAGCTGATCCTCGGCGACCGGTCGTCCCGCGAGTTCATGGAACGCGTCCTGGCCGGCCTGCGCGCCCTCTAA
- a CDS encoding PIN domain-containing protein, with protein MARLILDTGILIDAARQRLPAGAIGDEDDVAVPALAITEYRVGLLLDPNPARQAAHSAFLAEFLAVTPVVDYSASVVEHHAELLAHLQRTGQVRGAHDLIIAATARATGRTLVTTDGRARFEDLPEVEVRLLERVR; from the coding sequence GTGGCGCGACTGATCCTCGACACCGGGATCCTCATCGACGCTGCCCGGCAACGGCTGCCGGCGGGCGCGATCGGCGACGAGGACGACGTTGCGGTGCCGGCACTGGCGATCACCGAGTACCGGGTGGGGCTGCTGCTCGACCCGAACCCGGCCCGTCAGGCGGCGCACAGCGCGTTCCTGGCCGAGTTCCTGGCGGTGACCCCGGTGGTGGACTACTCGGCGAGTGTCGTCGAGCACCACGCCGAACTGCTGGCCCACCTGCAGCGGACGGGCCAGGTCCGCGGCGCGCACGACCTGATCATCGCGGCCACCGCCCGGGCCACCGGCCGCACGCTGGTGACCACGGACGGCCGGGCCCGGTTCGAGGATCTGCCGGAGGTGGAGGTGAGGTTGCTGGAACGGGTTCGCTGA
- a CDS encoding helicase-associated domain-containing protein → MPATSLADWLRAESDDALAELLRTRRDLSTPPPSDSTVLATRAGTPGSVARACEDLDTFTLAVLEACLLAGADRDPVPVEDVAKLVGTDITAPLACLRARALTWGPDDALRVPPAAREALGPFPAGLGASSPALADEDLEARIAELSDDERGVLTALAAGPPIGRTRDAGLDLPLDKAATPVQKLLARGLLLRRDDQTVELPRELGVAVRGGVFAPGALTEPELPVHPHRPATLDEAAAGEAMEFLRQTEALLRAWSAAPPPVLKSGGLGVRELKKLAKDLEIDDAQAILLAELAVGAGLVADSEATVPEWVPTTLTDSWLASPTAQRWMTLAQAWLELPRLPGLAGGRDAKDKPIAPLSEDLRRPLAPVARRRVLTALADLPHGAGVKSVDELVAVLAWRAPRRGGRLRDETVRWTMAEASALGIVGLGGVTTATRALLAEDRPGAVEAILDALPAPVDRVLLQADLTVVAPGPLEPELAAEMAAVADVESAGHATVYRITEGSVRRALDTGRTADELHALFKTKSATPVPQGLSYLIDDVARRHGRLRGGVAAAFLRCDDEALLAEVLAHPVAAEHALRLIAPTVVISPDPLHEVLAALRGAGFAPAAEGPDGRVVDIRPSGRRLPAKARAARRSPGEQAVLTEDQAVRIVSNLRAGDAASARRRGSAVRAPVGGGADTSATLELLSRATLERREVWIGFVDSRGTASQRVVRPVRVGGGVLEGENNERYSLHRITSAALVED, encoded by the coding sequence ATGCCCGCGACCTCTTTGGCGGACTGGCTGCGTGCGGAGTCCGACGACGCACTCGCCGAGCTGCTCCGCACGCGGCGCGACCTGTCCACGCCCCCGCCCTCCGACAGCACGGTGCTGGCCACCCGGGCCGGCACGCCGGGCTCGGTCGCGCGCGCCTGCGAGGACCTCGACACCTTCACCCTGGCCGTGCTCGAAGCGTGCCTGCTGGCCGGCGCGGACCGCGACCCGGTACCGGTCGAAGACGTCGCGAAGCTGGTCGGCACCGACATCACCGCGCCACTGGCGTGCCTGCGCGCGCGGGCGCTGACCTGGGGTCCCGACGACGCCCTGCGCGTGCCGCCCGCGGCCAGGGAGGCCCTCGGGCCGTTCCCGGCCGGGCTGGGCGCGTCTTCGCCGGCGCTGGCCGACGAAGACCTCGAAGCGCGGATCGCCGAGCTGTCCGACGACGAACGCGGCGTGCTGACCGCCCTCGCCGCCGGGCCGCCGATCGGCCGCACCCGCGACGCCGGGCTCGACCTCCCGCTCGACAAGGCCGCGACGCCGGTGCAGAAGCTGCTCGCCCGCGGCCTGCTGCTGCGGCGCGACGACCAGACCGTCGAACTGCCGCGCGAGCTCGGTGTCGCGGTGCGCGGCGGTGTGTTCGCACCGGGCGCGCTCACCGAGCCCGAGCTGCCGGTCCACCCGCACCGGCCGGCCACCCTGGACGAAGCCGCGGCCGGCGAGGCCATGGAGTTCCTGCGCCAGACCGAAGCCCTGCTGCGCGCGTGGTCGGCCGCCCCGCCGCCGGTGCTCAAGTCGGGCGGCCTCGGCGTGCGGGAGCTGAAGAAGCTCGCCAAGGACCTGGAGATCGACGACGCCCAGGCCATCCTGCTGGCCGAGCTGGCCGTGGGCGCCGGGCTCGTCGCCGACAGCGAGGCGACCGTGCCCGAATGGGTGCCGACGACTTTGACCGACTCGTGGCTCGCCTCCCCGACCGCGCAGCGGTGGATGACGCTCGCCCAGGCGTGGCTGGAGCTGCCGCGCCTGCCCGGCCTGGCCGGCGGCCGCGACGCCAAGGACAAGCCGATCGCGCCGCTGTCGGAGGACCTGCGCCGTCCGCTCGCCCCGGTCGCCCGGCGGCGGGTCCTCACCGCGCTGGCGGACCTGCCCCACGGCGCCGGCGTGAAGAGCGTCGACGAGCTCGTCGCGGTCCTGGCGTGGCGCGCGCCGAGGCGGGGCGGGCGGCTGCGGGACGAAACCGTCCGCTGGACGATGGCCGAAGCGAGCGCGCTGGGGATCGTCGGGCTCGGCGGCGTCACGACGGCGACGCGCGCGCTGCTCGCCGAAGACCGGCCTGGCGCGGTCGAGGCGATCCTGGACGCGCTGCCCGCACCGGTGGACCGCGTGCTGCTGCAGGCCGACCTGACGGTCGTCGCGCCGGGCCCCCTCGAACCGGAGCTGGCGGCGGAGATGGCTGCGGTCGCCGACGTCGAGTCGGCCGGGCACGCGACGGTCTACCGGATCACCGAGGGCTCGGTGCGGCGCGCGCTGGACACCGGCCGCACGGCCGACGAGCTGCACGCGCTGTTCAAGACGAAGTCGGCGACCCCGGTGCCGCAGGGGCTGAGCTACCTGATCGACGACGTCGCCCGGCGGCACGGACGGCTGCGCGGCGGGGTCGCGGCGGCGTTCCTGCGGTGCGACGACGAGGCGCTGCTGGCCGAGGTGCTGGCCCACCCGGTCGCGGCGGAGCACGCGCTGCGGCTGATCGCGCCGACGGTCGTGATCAGTCCCGACCCGCTGCACGAGGTCCTCGCCGCGCTGCGCGGGGCCGGGTTCGCGCCGGCGGCCGAGGGCCCGGACGGCCGGGTGGTCGACATCCGGCCCAGCGGCCGCCGCCTGCCGGCGAAGGCACGGGCGGCCCGCCGCAGCCCCGGCGAGCAGGCGGTGCTGACCGAAGACCAGGCCGTCCGGATCGTCTCCAACCTCCGGGCCGGCGACGCGGCCTCGGCGCGCCGCCGCGGTTCGGCCGTGCGGGCGCCGGTCGGCGGCGGCGCGGACACGTCGGCGACGCTCGAACTGCTGTCACGGGCGACGCTGGAGCGCCGTGAGGTGTGGATCGGGTTCGTGGACTCCCGCGGCACGGCGAGCCAGCGTGTCGTGCGGCCGGTGCGCGTCGGCGGCGGGGTCCTCGAGGGCGAGAACAACGAGCGCTACTCCCTCCACCGCATCACGTCCGCCGCGCTCGTCGAGGACTGA